AGAGGATACATCTGCCCTGCATCCAAACGATGCGCCCGCCAGCTGTGTTGCCGGTGAGAGGTCTGCCCTTCTTTCCTTCAGGGCAGGCTTATCAGACCCTTGTAACCTCCTTTCGTCATGGAAGGGCGATGACTGCTGCCGATGGAAGGGCGTCTACTGCAGCAACAGAACCGGTCATGTTGTCAAGCTCGATCTCCAAGGCTCTGATGATTACAGGCAGGCGCTAGCAGGCAACATAAGCTCCTCCTTGCTTGGTTTACAACATCTACGCTATCTCGATCTCAGCGACAACGGGTTTTACAAGATACAAATACCGGAGTTTATGGGTTCTCTCCATCAGCTGAGATATCTCGACCTATCAAGCTCACTGTTCATTGGAAGGATACCACCGCAGCTGGGTAATCTCTCCAACTTACAGTACCTAAATCTTGAGTCCTACTCAGACACATATTCCACTGATATCAGCTGGTTGTCACGGTTAACTTCCCTTGAACACCTAGATATGTCTCAGGTGAACCTCAGTACAATTGTTCACTGGCTTCCGGTTGTGAACATGCTTccaactctgaaatttcttggtcTTTCCGCTTGCCAACTTAGAACTTGCCCTGATTCTCTTCAGCTCTCAAATCTGACATCTCTTGAAACACTCGACCTTTCAGATAACCAGTTCCATAAGCGTAGCAGGCCCAACTGGTTCTGGGATTTAACTAGCCTCAAGTACCTATATATCTGGGAAAATGGTTTCTATGGCCCGTTTCCAGACGAGATAGGTAATATGACCGCCATTGTGGAGCTTGATTTCATATATAATAACCTTGTGGGCATGTTACCTCCCAGTATGAAGAACCTATGTAATTTGGAGAAATTGGCTTCCGCCGGGAACAATATGAACGGAAGTATAACAGAATTATTCCATCGATTACCCAATTGTTCATGGAATAAACTACAAGACTTGTTTCTAGCGGAGAGTAATCTGACTGGAAGCCTGCCATCTATACCGGTACAAAGATTAAGCAACCTGAGCCGACTGTATCTCGCTAATAACAGCCTCACTGGTCATGTCCCGGTGTGGATAGGAGAGCTCAAACAGCTAACGACGTTGGCCCTTAACTCTAATAACCTGGATGGCGTCATCCATGAAGGCCATTTATCACGTCTAGAGATGTTAGAGAAATTGGTATTGTCAGACAACTCCATAGCCATCAGAGTGAGTCCAAAATGGGTTCCTCCTTTCAGTCTGAAACAGATTCACCTTCGTTCCTGTCAGCTAGGGCCTAAATTCCCAACGTGGCTTAGATGGCAAACACACGTATGGAGTCTTGATATATCAAACACAAGCATAAATGACATGATACCGGATTGGTTTTGGATATCAGCTTCCTCGGTAGAGTATCTGAATGTCCAAAATAATCAGATCACAGGAGTCCTACCATCAACAATGGAATTTATGAGGGGAAAAGGAATGGATTTCAGTTCTAACCAGCTTGGTGGTCCAATACCTAAGCTTCCCATCAATATAACCGGCCTGGATCTCAGTCAGAACAACTTAGTTGGCCCACTACCATTAGACTTTGGAGCACCAAGACTTGAAACACTTCTTCTATACAATAATATGATCTCTGGCGTCATTCCATCTTCTTTGTGCAAGTTGCAATCATTGCAGCTGCTAGATCTATCAAGAAATAATCTCAATGGGTCAATTACTGATTGCCTAGTCAACGAGTCCAGCACAAGCATGACAGG
This genomic stretch from Hordeum vulgare subsp. vulgare chromosome 6H, MorexV3_pseudomolecules_assembly, whole genome shotgun sequence harbors:
- the LOC123402266 gene encoding receptor-like protein EIX1, which produces MAKTIMYTLQLSCIQIAIALLLFTQAKGTTEDTSALHPNDAPASCVAGERSALLSFRAGLSDPCNLLSSWKGDDCCRWKGVYCSNRTGHVVKLDLQGSDDYRQALAGNISSSLLGLQHLRYLDLSDNGFYKIQIPEFMGSLHQLRYLDLSSSLFIGRIPPQLGNLSNLQYLNLESYSDTYSTDISWLSRLTSLEHLDMSQVNLSTIVHWLPVVNMLPTLKFLGLSACQLRTCPDSLQLSNLTSLETLDLSDNQFHKRSRPNWFWDLTSLKYLYIWENGFYGPFPDEIGNMTAIVELDFIYNNLVGMLPPSMKNLCNLEKLASAGNNMNGSITELFHRLPNCSWNKLQDLFLAESNLTGSLPSIPVQRLSNLSRLYLANNSLTGHVPVWIGELKQLTTLALNSNNLDGVIHEGHLSRLEMLEKLVLSDNSIAIRVSPKWVPPFSLKQIHLRSCQLGPKFPTWLRWQTHVWSLDISNTSINDMIPDWFWISASSVEYLNVQNNQITGVLPSTMEFMRGKGMDFSSNQLGGPIPKLPINITGLDLSQNNLVGPLPLDFGAPRLETLLLYNNMISGVIPSSLCKLQSLQLLDLSRNNLNGSITDCLVNESSTSMTGLSITNLSLRNNNLSGAFPLLLQKCTRLMFLDLSNNQFYGTLPAWIGEKLLSLSFLRLRSNMFHGHIPVELTKLVNLQYLDLAYNNISGSIPRSIGNCTGMTQTRGNSDNLQYAFNYISGVNDNVLVVYSENFTVLTKEIPEEISALVALKSLNLSWNKFNGKIPENIGALMQVESLDLSHNDLSGEIPSSLSTLTSLSRLNLSYNNLRGKIPTGNQLQTLEDPASIYIGNPGLCGSPLSWNCSHPEQVPTTRERKGDAMSDMVSFSLATGSGYVMGLWVVFCTFLFKRRWRAAWYSLCDNLYDHVYVQVAVTWASFRDKEGETGDRS